The Lycorma delicatula isolate Av1 chromosome 2, ASM4794821v1, whole genome shotgun sequence DNA window TAATCTTTATCTTTATCATATAATCTTTACCTCTCTTAtggaaattcaacattttttaaatgaaaaaaatatacaattaaaattatgtttatttttatcatgcgataattttcctttgttttttccaATTAGGAACTATTTCTTCAAAGATTTTCCagtaattctaataaaatgtattttaaacaatttatttataaatacttcagatgttcaaatttattttaaattatttttgttaatattttttaattattctaataaacaatatgttttccAAAACTTAGAACTCATATataatttagttacaaaattctgtaataagtattttctatttacttttcaaGCACATTTATTTGAGGTCCCAACTAATAACCATAtttcaatttgttataaaatcagACAACTttggatttggatttttttttaacattccaaACATTTAccatttgctattttattttcttcaaattcaatGACAAGCAACACATTCTTGATTGAATTCATTATATAACAtgacaaaagatttttatttcttaaaaaaaaattatatttatcaaattatcacATACCCAGTGTTAACTGAAGCAAGATTGTTTTATagctattttataaaactgaaatttaatttggtacttacatattagcCTATCACCATAATCATAATGAttccataattttgaaaatacttcaagtTATGGGAtcctaacttttttatttgtgattgttttttttcataaaataatgaactataaccaaaaagtaggcatcggaatgtaccaatcactagcagaaaatcctGATTTCATTAGTATcgatttctaatttaactttcgttatatcaattttcatcattcaaaaaaaatttttttaacgaggtaatcaattttggacacctaataattccattctGAGACACTACCCGCCACTTCCAGAGGGCCTAGTtagtaattatagttataaattaaccaaacttaacctacactcactAACTgcaactaattaacagtaatgtttggattatttaaataaaaaataactgcaataattactgaatctattatttaaatactcaaaacattactgttaattactcAAGTTGGTGAGCGAAGTGTGCatacgttaaattatatttataaattaaataaataaaaatggtaatataatggttataacgggtgatattaacaataacccaaaagtttgcaatttattggtcgacgggctaatacacaagtatctttaattttaacctccattataaaaacaaacatttagttCAGCAACATAGATATGTATAAAACAtgcctgtaataaaaataatttcaattttattttttcagcaaaaatatatccattacataaaaattctataaataagaatacaatttaataatatatatacaatttaataacaataataacatggaatgttaattacttattttcattttcaaacgaGGCATCTTGTTGCATCTCTTGTATTTGCTGACGAATCTCTTTGTTTGACTGCAATAAAGCCATTAATTGTGATTGAATATCAGTGTTTTTTTGTTCCAGAATATCTAGTGCAGAATTCAGCTGATCTAGCTGGTTATTCAACATGTCCatctctataaaaattaaaaaaaatcaagcaacAAAAAACAATCTCTCTTGtcaaaggtaataataaataaataactctttaAAACCACTATTGGATATAATGTTGTACTTCCTCACAGCTGaattccttaattttaaatattaaagtttttattaaatatatttatgagtaattttaacttttatattgaGGATGAATGCTGTGATTAACAACAAAACTGGTTAA harbors:
- the LOC142319685 gene encoding uncharacterized protein LOC142319685 isoform X1, whose translation is MIDEITKASLSNNGIENNNEDVEDISEEEMDMLNNQLDQLNSALDILEQKNTDIQSQLMALLQSNKEIRQQIQEMQQDASFENENNGVDKLN
- the LOC142319685 gene encoding uncharacterized protein LOC142319685 isoform X2 encodes the protein MIDEITKASLSNNGIENNNEDVEDISEEEMDMLNNQLDQLNSALDILEQKNTDIQSQLMALLQSNKEIRQQIQEMQQDASFENENKC